From the Fulvia fulva chromosome 2, complete sequence genome, one window contains:
- a CDS encoding putative phospholipid-transporting ATPase NEO1 yields MTAPNGYHKPHDRGESYADDDDRDSDLDLDLNELDPQSTSSARKAPSRQPSSRRTSYDFGARIPLRNLRLGGRRRPREEDADDLQALVGGDDDEESRKRESAASSGLSTRDDDAPLLSHANGSVRRLSQQDLGDYRKRRKGLWQYIPFANPSPSIALPATGEEEAEDEHDPSATRLISVGQKQPTRFPPNGVSNAKYTPWSFLPRTLFNEFKFFFNMYFLLVALSQMFPALRIGYLSTYIAPLAFVLMITLGKEAYDDVYRRKRDNEANSEAYRCLRFDVGSDPSASRSSGLLKRKIKSVSEKKKGKRRRVSTDDDTDRVQQAEDEEYRTQDTEAPSSTVREMVKPARDLKVGDVIVLGKDQRVPADVVILKSFAIEAATQADDGNEHAPESDDRLLDMGDSASSPDQSLQDEANKGQPLDNLTTSSDPSGGGEAFIRTDQLDGETDWKLRLATPLAQTLRTSEYVRLRITAGKPDKKVNDFVGTIEVDPRHRGGYDPPVDNEHSPETTKAKSSPLTIDNTAWANTVLASSTTVYAVVVYTGSQTRAALSTSPSRSKTGLLENEINSLTKILCVLTAALSLILVALQVELSEHHKYKQWYVAAMRFLILFSTIVPISLRVNLDMGKSVYAWFIHRDPGIPGTIVRTSTIPEDLGRIEYLLSDKTGTLTRNEMELKKVHVGTVSYGGDAMEEVSSYVKQAFASTEDGGEDSLFTPSAGLSSLSGTTRTRREMGLRVRDLVLALALCHNVTPTTEEDADGQTKISYQASSPDEIAIVQWTESGGLRLTHRDRRRITLQFTGNGKTVVRVEILNVFPFTSDSKRMGIIVRFVRNSHLTKDESGEIIFFQKGADTVMTSIVAANDWLDEETGNMAREGLRTLVVGRKTLSAQQYAAFSTAYTEASLSLSGRDAAMTGVVKQHLERDLELLGVTGVEDKLQPHVKPSLELLRNAGIKIWMLTGDKVETARCVAVSSKLVSRGQHIHTIAGLKRRDAAIDALGMLNNHPNAALLIDGQSLALYLQYHREAFITQAVRLPAVIACRCSPTQKADVALLIRAFTKKRVACIGDGGNDVSMIQAADVGVGIVGKEGRQASLAADFSITQFAHLTKLLVWHGRNSYRRSAKLAQFVMHRGLIISVCQAIFSIAAKFEPDALYRDWLLVGYATIYTMMPVFSLTLDRDVDEGLANLYPELYKELTTGKSLSYRTFFIWVAISIYQGLIIQGGSELLVPNASSDISTMGFKRMVSVSYSVLIFNELVMVAAEITTWHPIMIFSILGTAAMYFGSIPFLGDYYDLSFVASVGFWWRFAGIAAASLGPVYAGKIIRRRVKPPSYRKVQGV; encoded by the coding sequence ATGACGGCTCCGAACGGCTACCACAAACCTCACGACCGAGGCGAATCTTACGCTGACGATGACGATCGCGACTCGGACCTCGATCTCGACCTGAACGAACTAGACCCGCAAAGCACATCGTCGGCGAGAAAGGCACCGTCGCGACAACCCAGTTCACGCCGCACAAGCTACGACTTCGGGGCGCGAATCCCGCTGCGAAACCTGCGACTTGGTGGGCGGAGACGGCCGAGGGAGGAAGATGCCGACGATCTGCAGGCTCTGGTTGGGGGAGACGACGAtgaggagagcaggaagcGGGAGAGTGCTGCGAGCTCTGGCTTGTCCACCAGAGACGACGATGCGCCGCTGCTCTCACATGCGAACGGGAGCGTGAGGAGACTCTCCCAGCAGGACTTGGGTGACTATCGCAAACGGAGGAAAGGGCTATGGCAGTACATTCCCTTTGCGAACCCGTCCCCATCGATCGCACTGCCTGCGACGGGCGAGGAGGAAGCCGAGGACGAACATGACCCTTCGGCCACACGATTGATATCGGTCGGCCAGAAGCAGCCAACCCGCTTCCCTCCGAACGGGGTGTCGAATGCCAAGTATACGCCATGGTCCTTCCTACCGCGGACACTCTTCAACGAGTTCAAGTTCTTCTTCAACATGTACTTCCTGCTGGTGGCATTGTCGCAGATGTTCCCTGCACTACGAATCGGTTACCTGAGTACATACATCGCACCTCTAGCCTTTGTGCTCATGATCACCCTGGGCAAGGAGGCGTACGATGATGTGTATAGGAGGAAGAGGGACAACGAGGCCAACAGTGAAGCGTATAGATGCCTTCGATTCGACGTGGGGAGTGACCCGAGTGCAAGCAGGAGCAGTGGCTTGCTGAAGAGGAAGATCAAGAGTGTGTCAGAGAAGAAGAAAGGCAAGAGGAGAAGGGTCTCCACCGACGACGACACCGACAGGGTACAGCAGGCTGAAGATGAAGAGTACAGGACACAGGATACAGAAGCGCCGTCTTCAACCGTGAGAGAGATGGTGAAGCCTGCGCGAGACTTGAAAGTGGGAGACGTGATTGTGTTGGGCAAAGACCAGAGAGTGCCGGCTGATGTTGTGATACTGAAGAGCTTCGCGATAGAAGCAGCGACACAGGCAGATGACGGCAACGAGCATGCACCAGAGTCGGACGATCGGCTGTTAGACATGGGCGACAGTGCTTCATCACCAGATCAAAGTTTACAAGATGAAGCGAACAAAGGCCAGCCGCTGGACAACCTAACCACGTCTAGTGACCCAAGTGGTGGTGGTGAAGCTTTCATTCGAACAGATCAGCTCGATGGAGAGACCGACTGGAAGCTACGACTAGCAACGCCACTAGCACAGACATTACGTACGAGCGAGTATGTGCGACTGAGGATCACGGCTGGAAAGCCAGACAAGAAAGTCAATGACTTTGTTGGCACTATTGAGGTGGACCCACGACATCGTGGAGGATATGATCCTCCCGTGGACAACGAGCACTCTCCTGAAACGACCAAGGCAAAGTCAAGTCCTCTGACGATCGATAATACAGCATGGGCGAACACTGTACTCGCTTCATCGACGACAGTCTATGCCGTTGTTGTGTATACTGGATCGCAAACTCGTGCTGCGCTCTCAACGTCGCCTTCAAGATCTAAGACTGGCCTGCTGGAGAATGAGATCAACAGCCTGACCAAGATTCTTTGTGTGCTAACAGCCGCGCTGAGTCTCATCCTCGTGGCGCTACAGGTGGAGCTTTCCGAACATCACAAGTACAAGCAATGGTATGTCGCTGCCATGCGGTTTCTGATCCTCTTCAGCACCATCGTGCCCATATCACTGCGTGTTAATCTCGACATGGGCAAGAGCGTATACGCATGGTTCATACACCGTGATCCTGGCATTCCGGGCACCATTGTCCGAACGAGCACTATTCCAGAGGATCTTGGGCGGATCGAGTACTTGCTCAGCGACAAGACCGGAACCTTGACACGCAACGAGATGGAGCTCAAGAAAGTGCACGTCGGCACTGTCAGCTACGGTGGGGATGCTATGGAAGAGGTCAGCAGCTACGTCAAGCAGGCCTTTGCATCAACAGAAGATGGTGGAGAAGACAGTCTCTTCACTCCGTCTGCAGGTCTTTCCTCGCTGAGTGGCACTACACGCACTCGTCGCGAGATGGGACTGCGCGTGCGCGATCTTGTTCTGGCACTCGCACTCTGCCATAATGTCACTCCAACAACGGAAGAGGACGCCGATGGCCAGACGAAGATATCCTACCAAGCTTCGTCGCCTGATGAGATTGCCATCGTACAGTGGACGGAGAGCGGTGGACTGCGACTAACTCATCGCGACCGGAGACGAATCACGCTGCAATTCACCGGCAACGGAAAAACAGTGGTCCGTGTCGAGATTTTGAATGTCTTCCCATTCACCAGCGACAGCAAGCGCATGGGAATCATCGTTCGCTTTGTGCGAAACTCCCATCTGACTAAGGATGAGAGTGGGGAGATCATCTTCTTTCAAAAGGGTGCAGACACGGTGATGACATCCATTGTGGCAGCGAATGACTGGCTCGATGAGGAGACTGGCAACATGGCGCGCGAAGGTTTGCGTACTCTTGTCGTGGGACGGAAGACGTTGAGCGCACAGCAGTACGCGGCATTTTCCACGGCTTATACCGAAGCATCGCTAAGCTTGTCTGGTCGTGATGCTGCGATGACTGGCGTGGTCAAGCAACATCTGGAACGGGATCTTGAGCTGCTAGGTGTGACAGGTGTGGAGGACAAGCTACAGCCTCATGTCAAGCCCTCACTCGAGCTCTTACGAAATGCTGGCATCAAGATCTGGATGCTGACAGGAGACAAGGTGGAGACGGCACGATGTGTCGCCGTGTCGTCCAAGCTCGTGAGTAGAGGGCAGCATATCCACACCATTGCTGGCCTGAAACGACGAGACGCCGCGATCGATGCTCTCGGTATGCTCAACAATCACCCGAACGCTGCTCTCCTCATCGATGGCCAATCGCTCGCATTATACCTCCAATATCACCGCGAAGCGTTCATCACCCAGGCAGTGCGCCTCCCCGCCGTCATCGCCTGTCGCTGCTCTCCGACTCAAAAAGCCGACGTCGCCCTCCTCATCCGCGCCTTCACCAAGAAACGCGTCGCCTGTATCGGCGATGGCGGCAACGATGTCAGCATGATTCAAGCCGCAGATGTTGGTGTTGGTATCGTTGGTAAAGAAGGACGTCAAGCGTCCCTCGCTGCCGACTTTAGCATAACACAATTCGCCCACCTCACCAAACTCCTTGTCTGGCATGGACGAAACTCGTACCGTCGAAGTGCGAAACTTGCCCAGTTCGTCATGCACCGTGGTCTCATCATCTCAGTCTGCCAAGCGATCTTCTCGATCGCTGCCAAATTCGAGCCGGATGCTTTGTACCGTGACTGGCTGCTGGTCGGGTATGCGACAATCTACACGATGATGCCCGTCTTCTCCCTGACCCTGGACCGGGATGTCGACGAAGGGCTAGCGAACCTCTACCCGGAGCTTTACAAGGAGCTCACGACAGGCAAGAGCCTCAGTTACCGCACCTTCTTCATCTGGGTCGCCATCTCAATCTACCAAGGCCTCATCATCCAAGGCGGCTCCGAACTGCTCGTTCCCAATGCATCCTCTGACATTTCAACCATGGGCTTCAAGAGGATGGTCTCAGTCTCCTACTCCGTTTTGATCTTTAACGAACTAGTCATGGTTGCTGCGGAGATTACGACCTGGCATCCGATCATGATCTTTAGCATTTTGGGCACGGCCGCAATGTATTTTGGGAGTATCCCGTTCTTGGGAGACTACTATGATCTGTCGTTTGTGGCGAGTGTTGGGTTCTGGTGGAGGTTTGCGGGCATTGCGGCGGCGAGTCTGGGTCCGGTTTATGCTGGGAAGATTATCAGAAGGAGGGTCAAGCCGCCTAGTTATAGGAAGGTGCAGGGTGTGTAG
- a CDS encoding 25S rRNA (cytosine-C(5))-methyltransferase rcm1, whose protein sequence is MSLYHEAAQILDKAKKEGGALKSIVFGKTTWKSDAKALYALTIEGAKWSEVLSEAIERSGILKVEKSLSPTLALLLTHDLFLARKGIALPATHGLSTCVSRHKVRLSAELTKARLRRGCATLDALRHQINSQISTDQQSAANGTSPARHPRWLRVNALKTTLCEELSISFANYTREESLQDITSPAKPGRLLYVDDHIPNLLAIAGPDNPTTFKSYKTGKLIIQEKASCFPAYLLDPTPGEGDVIDACAAPGNKTTHAAALLTGSNSRVIACEKDPERSKTLAKMVKLAGGDKSIAIKAKQDFLRLKPNSKEFANVTSLLLDPSCSGSGIFGRDEASLTVRLPSISTEEPTSKSRKRKRASKPPATLKEPEPEPPSEDVIEEETPTDPAVDDEEKLKARLENLSTFQLRILLHAMSFPAAKRITYSTCSIHATENEAVVVKALASSVAAERGWTVLRRPDQVDGMKRWHKRGHVNAVQEAMAQVKVSGTSKDHINAPEVADACIQCDKGGEDGTMGFFVAAFVRDDALVRAPDQDDSMQDHDDEVIEETEWNGFSGDEA, encoded by the exons ATGTCGCTGTACCACGAGGCTGCCCAAATCCTCGACAAGGCGAAGAAGGAAGGCGGGGCGTTGAAATCGATAGTCTTCGGCAAGACGACCTGGAAGAGTGATGCAAAGGCGCTGTACGCCTTGACGATCGAAGGCGCAAAATGGAGCGAAGTGCTCTCCGAAGCCATTGAAAGAAGTGGCATCCTCAAGGTTGAGAAGAGT CTCTCTCCAACCCTAGCCTTGCTACTTACTCACGACTTGTTCCTCGCTAGGAAAGGCATTGCATTGCCTGCGACCCATGGCCTAAGTACATGTGTAAGCCGCCACAAGGTGCGACTGTCTGCCGAGCTCACCAAGGCAAGACTGCGACGCGGCTGCGCCACTCTCGATGCTCTGCGGCATCAGATCAATTCACAGATCAGCACCGACCAGCAAAGTGCAGCCAACGGAACATCCCCAGCCCGGCACCCACGATGGCTTCGAGTCAATGCACTGAAGACAACCTTGTGCGAAGAACTCTCCATCTCCTTTGCCAATTACACAAGGGAAGAGTCTCTTCAAGACATCACAAGTCCTGCAAAGCCGGGTCGACTGCTGTATGTTGATGACCACATCCCGAACTTGCTCGCCATCGCTGGACCCGACAACCCAACAACTTTCAAGTCGTACAAAACCGGCAAGCTCATCATCCAGGAGAAGGCGTCATGCTTTCCAGCATACTTACTCGACCCAACTCCCGGCGAAGGCGACGTGATAGATGCATGTGCAGCTCCTGGAAACAAGACCACGCATGCCGCCGCACTTCTCACAGGCTCAAATTCCCGCGTTATCGCCTGCGAGAAGGATCCCGAACGATCCAAGACTCTAGCGAAGATGGTAAAGCTGGCCGGCGGCGACAAATCCATTGCTATCAAGGCCAAGCAGGACTTCCTCCGACTAAAGCCGAATTCGAAGGAGTTCGCAAACGTGACCTCACTTTTGCTAGATCCAAGCTGTTCCGGTAGTGGCATCTTCGGTCGAGACGAAGCCAGTCTCACAGTTCGTCTGCCATCCATCTCGACCGAGGAGCCAACTTCCAAGTCCAGGAAGCGGAAACGTGCAAGCAAGCCACCCGCAACACTTAAAGAGCCGGAGCCAGAACCTCCATCGGAGGACGTCATCGAAGAAGAAACCCCGACAGATCCAGCCGTCGACGACGAAGAAAAGTTGAAGGCGAGACTCGAGAATCTATCCACCTTCCAGCTCCGCATCTTGCTCCACGCCATGTCCTTCCCAGCCGCCAAGCGCATCACATACTCCACATGCTCCATCCATGCCACAGAGAACGAGGCCGTTGTCGTCAAGGCGTTAGCTTCAAGTGTTGCCGCAGAGCGTGGCTGGACAGTTCTCCGGCGACCGGATCAAGTGGATGGCATGAAGCGATGGCACAAACGCGGGCATGTTAATGCGGTACAAGAAGCGATGGCTCAGGTCAAAGTCAGCGGAACGTCGAAAGATCATATAAATGCACCAGAAGTGGCGGATGCATGCATTCAATGTGACAAGGGTGGCGAGGATGGTACGATGGGCTTCTTTGTGGCTGCATTTGTAAGGGATGATGCGTTGGTTCGTGCTCCTGACCAGGACGATTCGATGCAAGACCACGACGACGAGGTGATTGAAGAGACGGAATGGAATGGGTTTAGTGGGGACGAAGCTTGA
- a CDS encoding 54S ribosomal protein L35, mitochondrial, with product MFLVAQKALPLRRKKVELGSVSIAISLLTRHHSTIISHNSRSEMALERGARPLARCLRCTRHGRISLPIRTFTSSAPQQEAEVQQTTSPPIDPFTVTTARQEKKLMRDQRKMPIGSRRRRAAMLTSPNIPFVELPYQCFQEARKVLQEDRNEKLEQIRMMRERIAKLSDKVVVDEAEQAKKEHSLRSMRHHLEDLKISADMNDPIVKKKFEDGQGDMNKPIYRYLADRDWRSYKREMLMQRIEQMTVTPDVLARIDPTLETILSFPAPGNTHRRRMVQHGDFVDSRVSETAPQLQIRKFDKGEKLYTIAVINSDVPNVKRDGFEYRCHFLACNVPISPTKGFVHFEKLDQENQVVLPWLPAYAQKGAPYQRMSIWVLEQPPAEEVAAGSGEVSPSKIIDLPQTTSKSHSQHKANKKFIERDGFVLRGLADRYCLKPVGVDLFRTQWDEGTAGVMRRAGIVGWDVEFKRKRIGPLPYKRLKEERYR from the exons ATGTTCCTGGTGGCCCAAAAGGCACTCCCGCTTCGCCGCAAGAAAGTTGAGCTCGGCTCCGTCTCCATCGCCATCTCCCTGCTCACGAGACACCACTCAACCATCATATCGCACAACAGTCGTTCCGAGATGGCCTTGGAACGTGGCGCCAGGCCGCTGGCACGATGCCTGCGATGCACGCGACACGGGAGAATATCCCTCCCAATCAGGACATTCACCTCTTCTGCACCACAGCAAGAAGCGGAGGTTCAGCAAACGACGAGTCCGCCGATAGACCCATTCACCGTGACGACAGCGAGACAGGAGAAGAAACTCATGCGCGACCAACGCAAAATGCCCATCGGCTCGCGACGAAGGAGAGCAGCAATGCTGACTAGCCCAAACATCCCATTTGTCGAACTTCCCTACCAATGTTTCCAAGAAGCGCGGAAAGTCTTGCAGGAAGACCGCAACGAAAAGCTTGAACAGATTCGCATGATGAGGGAACGCATAGCAAAGCTCAGCGACAAGGTGGTAGTGGATGAGGCGGAGCAAGCGAAGAAGGAGCACTCATTACGAAGCATGAGGCATCATCTGGAGGACCTCAAGATCTCGGCAGACATGAACGATCCGATTGTGAAGAAGAAGTTTGAAGACGGGCAAG GCGATATGAACAAGCCCATCTACAGATATCTTGCTGATAGGGACTGGAGATCCTACAAGCGGGAAATGCTCATGCAGCGCATAGAGCAAATGACGGTCACCCCAGACGTGTTAGCGAGAATCGACCCAACACTGGAGACTATTCTGTCATTTCCAGCCCCAGGAAACACCCATCGAAGACGTATGGTACAACACGGCGATTTTGTTGACTCACGTGTGTCGGAGACAGCACCGCAGCTACAGATTCGCAAGTTTGACAAGGGCGAGAAGCTCTACACCATTGCCGTCATCAATTCGGACGTACCCAACGTGAAAAGGGATGGCTTCGAATACAGGTGCCACTTCCTGGCCTGCAACGTGCCAATTTCGCCCACCAAGGGCTTTGTCCACTTTGAGAAGCTCGATCAGGAGAATCAAGTAGTGCTCCCATGGCTGCCTGCATATGCACAGAAAGGAGCGCCCTACCAAAGGATGAGCATATGGGTACTCGAGCAGCCCCCAGCTGAGGAAGTGGCAGCCGGTTCAGGAGAAGTGTCACCGTCGAAGATTATCGATTTGCCCCAGACCACGTCAAAATCACATAGTCAGCACAAGGCCAACAAGAAGTTCATCGAGCGCGATGGCTTCGTACTGAGAGGCTTGGCTGACCGGTATTGCCTGAAGCCTGTTGGGGTCGATCTATTCCGAACGCAATGGGACGAAGGCACTGCAGGCGTCATGCGTCGTGCTGGCATCGTCGGGTGGGATGTAGAGTTCAAGAGGAAGCGGATCGGTCCTCTGCCCTACAAGAGGCTGAAGGAAGAGAGGTACAGATAG
- a CDS encoding 54S ribosomal protein yml6, mitochondrial encodes MASKRAAVPAKHLFNGFRAYEQPMRQFQPCLTRSMATEAPLPGATLSKSYSEANLDSAPTQPIIEDRVAVPAPAPSRPPKLRHNHEPPQNPFLKPAQCTLYNFPSLEPVGFTSYPPTHLSLPLRKDILHKAVIYEGDSTRQGSANTKWRSEVHGSNRKIRPQKGTGSARLGDKKSPMLRGGGVAFGPKPRDFSTELPRKIYDLAWRTALSYRYKMGELIVTDSEIDVPGVSESSLERYVRDVLKWNGLGREGGKTLFVTDERREGLFSALEGDNMHRQARALEVEWVDVKDLLETGRVVVERTALEAMFEEHESDLGPRQRFGAWEFLTPELTGIQAEPLA; translated from the coding sequence ATGGCATCGAAACGAGCGGCAGTGCCTGCAAAGCACCTATTCAATGGCTTTCGTGCCTACGAACAACCGATGCGACAGTTCCAGCCATGCCTCACGCGATCAATGGCGACAGAAGCGCCTCTGCCAGGAGCCACGCTCTCAAAGTCATACAGCGAAGCCAACCTCGATTCAGCGCCGACACAGCCCATAATAGAAGACAGGGTCGCAGTGCCAGCGCCGGCACCTTCACGCCCCCCAAAACTGCGACACAACCACGAGCCACCGCAGAATCCCTTCCTCAAGCCGGCCCAATGCACTCTGTACAACTTTCCTTCCCTTGAACCAGTTGGCTTCACTAGCTATCCACCAACCCATCTCAGCCTGCCACTCCGGAAAGACATTCTCCACAAGGCCGTCATCTACGAAGGTGACTCCACTCGGCAAGGTTCTGCCAACACAAAATGGCGCAGCGAAGTCCACGGCAGCAACAGAAAGATCCGCCCCCAAAAGGGCACCGGTAGCGCCCGTCTTGGTGACAAGAAATCTCCCATGCTTCGAGGAGGTGGTGTAGCATTCGGTCCGAAGCCGCGAGACTTCAGCACGGAGCTGCCGCGAAAGATATATGATTTGGCATGGAGAACGGCATTGAGCTATCGCTACAAGATGGGAGAGTTGATCGTGACGGATAGTGAGATTGACGTGCCGGGTGTCAGCGAGAGTAGCTTGGAGCGGTATGTGAGGGATGTGCTGAAGTGGAATGGATTGGGAAGGGAAGGAGGAAAGACGTTGTTCGTGACGGATGAAAGACGGGAGGGGCTGTTCAGTGCGCTCGAGGGCGATAATATGCATAGGCAGGCGAGAGCACTCGAGGTGGAGTGGGTGGATGTCAAGGACCTGCTGGAGACTGGGAGAGTTGTGGTCGAGAGGACTGCGTTGGAGGCTATGTTTGAAGAGCACGAGAGTGATTTGGGACCGAGGCAGAGGTTTGGTGCCTGGGAGTTCCTCACACCTGAGTTGACCGGCATACAAGCGGAGCCTCTGGCCTAG
- a CDS encoding High-affinity glucose transporter has protein sequence MKKFGNVYLIAAISIIGGGLFGFDISSMSAIIATDPYLCYFNQGPKPCVGPTANVQGGITASMAGGSWLASLFSGFLSDALGRKRTIMIGAVIWVIGCIIVAAAQNIPMLIVGRIINGFCVGICSAQVPVYITEIAPPTKRGRLVGAQQWAITWGIMIMFYISYGCSFMKGTAAFRVPWALQMIPAIILFFGMIVLPESPRWLATKDKWEECEQVLILTHGHGDPNSPWWLEIERQSKQISYLELFSPKYINRTHIGLFTQIWSQLTGNALLVSSSIQYVINVVMTVPALIFIDRVGRRPLLLLGSTLMATWLFANAGILAVYGTDPGPNGVDNIKEASVKVSGAASKAVIACSYLFVASYAPTWGPVSWAVALATSVNWAFNFALGYFVPPAFINIKWQTYILFAVSCVAMTIHVFFIFPETAGKPLEEVTEMFEDPNGIPYLGTPAWKTKSNFQKAVALERGEGLSEKKLDDEHSPERHEVVETKLDV, from the exons ATGAAGAAGTTTGGCAATGTCTATCTCATTGCGGCCATCTCCAT TATTGGAGGTGGTCTGTTCGGTTTTGACATCTCGTCCATGTCCGCTATCATTGCTACCGACCCATACCTCTGCTACTTCAATCAGGGACCGAAGCCCTGTGTCGGTCCAACGGCCAATGTCCAAGGAGGAATTACAGCCTCCATGGCAGGTGGCTCTTGGCTCGCCTCGTTGTTCTCTGGATTCCTCTCCGATGCACTTGGTCGTAAACGGACTATCATGATTGGCGCAGTGATCTGGGTCATCGGCTGTATCATTGTCGCCGCTGCGCAGAACATCCCTATGCTGATCGTTGGCCGTATCATCAACGGGTTCTGCGTTGGTATCTGTTCCGCACAGGTGCCTGTTTATATTACTGAGATCGCTCCACCAACCAAGCGCGGTCGTCTTGTCGGCGCACAGCAATGGGCCATCACCTGGGGAATCATGATAATGTTCTACATCAGCTACGGCTGCTCCTTCATGAAGGGTACCGCTGCCTTCCGAGTACCATGGGCTCTTCAGATGATTCCGGCCATCATCCTCTTTTTCGGTATGATCGTCCTTCCGGAGTCACCGCGATGGCTCGCGACGAAGGACAAGTGGGAAGAGTGCGAGCAAGTGCTCATCCTCACCCATGGACATGGTGATCCAAACTCGCCATGG TGGCTCGAGATTGAGCGTCAAAGCAAGCAAATCAGCTACCTTGAGCTTTTCTCGCCAAAGTACATCAACCGCACTCACATCGGCCTCTTCACCCAGATCTGGTCGCAACTGACTG GCAACGCCCTGCTGGTGTCCTCTTCGATCCAATACGTGATCAACGTGGTCATGACGGTGCCAGCTTTGATCTTCATCGATAGGGTCGGACGACGACCTCTACTCCTTCTAGGCTCGACTCTCATGGCCACATGGCTCTTCGCCAACGCTGGTATCTTAGCAGTATACGGCACAGATCCTGGTCCAAATGGTGTCGACAACATCAAGGAAGCCTCCGTCAAGGTCAGCGGCGCCGCGTCGAAAGCAGTCATTGCTTGCTCGTACCTCTTCGTCGCATCTTACGCACCGACCTGGGGACCTGTCTCGTGG GCTGTCGCGCTCGCGACCTCCGTCAACTGGGCATTCAACTTCGCACTCGGCTACTTCGTCCCGCCGGCTTTCATCAACATCAAGTGGCAAACCTACATCCTCTTCGCCGTCTCCTGCGTGGCGATGACGATTCACGTGTTCTTCATATTTCCCGAGACTGCTGGCAAACCGCTGGAGGAGGTCACCGAAATGTTCGAGGATCCCAATGGAATCCCATACCTGGGCACTCCAGCATGGAAGACGAAGAGTAACTTTCAGAAGGCTGTGGCGCTGGAGCGTGGTGAGGGTTTGTCGGAGAAGAAGCTTGATGACGAGCACTCTCCGGAAAGGCATGAGGTTGTTGAGACGAAGCTGGATGTTTAG